GTCATCCTTTTTGCAGTGGTTGCAACAGAATGAGGTTAACGGCCGACGGCAAGATGAAGAATTGTTTGTTCTCCAAAAAAGAAACCGATTTATTGACTGCCTATAGAAATGGAGAAGACGTTGTACCTTTTATAAAACAATCAATTTTAGAGAAAGCATTCGCAACAGGCGGACAATTTTATGGTGACTTTAATAAAATCAACGTTTCCAATATCCGTAATAGAAGCATGGTGGACATTGGCGGATAAAATATAAAGTAGCACCCTAAATTTTAATATATAGATATAAAAATAACTTTTCAAATGAAGCCGATCATCACAATCGAATATTGCCCAAAATGCGGATGGCTACTGCGTTCTGCTTATATAGCCCAGGAATTGCTTACTACATTTGTCAATGATCTGGAAGGCATACTATTGAAGCCTTCTGAAGAAGGGGGCCATTTTAGTATTCAAATAAATGAAGTAGTTGTTTTCGACAGAAAAGAACAGGCCGGATTTCCTGAAATAAAAACGTTAAAACAAATAATTAGGGATATAATAAACCCTGAAAAAGATCTGGGGCATTCTGATAAGAAAAAAGAAAATTGAGCAAATAATGATTTCTGTAATAGAAGCAAAAAATATTATTAAAGGAAAAGTGCAAGCTTTACAACCAAGAAAATTGGCAATTGAAGATGCGGCCTTTTTAACACTGGCTGAAAATATTGTAGCATTTGACGATGTGCCAGCTTTTGCGCAATCAGCAATGGATGGATATGCTTTTAATTTCAATGATTTTCTTACGGAAAACACTTTATTGGTGGAAGAAGAAATGGCTGCAGGCGATAATAAAAACATTGTTTTAAAGCGGGGGCAGGCAGTGCGCATTTTTACGGGAGCGGTCTTGCCTGAAAATGCAGACACTGTGGTGATGCAGGAAAAAATTTCGTTGGTAAAAAATGCCTTAATCATCAAAGATGAAATGCTGAAATGCGGAAGCAATGTCCGTTTGAGGGGTTCGGAAATAAAAGCGGATGAAATTGCCATGAGGAGCGGAGCTAGTTTAACTCCCTCTGCTATTGGCTTTTTGGCTTCCATCGGCATCGATGAAATTATGGCTTTCCCAAAACCTTCTGTGCACATTATTGTTACAGGAAAAGAGTTGAAAAAGCCAGGGGAAAAATTGTTGCATGGACAGGTCTATGAAGCCAATTCTTTTTCTTTGCAAGCAGCTTTCCATCAGGTGTATATTAGGAATGTTCATATCCATTTTGCAGAAGATAATCTGGCCATTTTACAAAAGGAATTAGCAACTGCTTTACAACATGCGGATTTAGTTATTTTGACTGGGGGTGTGAGTGTAGGGGATTATGATTTTGTGCTGGAGGCAACTAGAAATTGTGGGGTGGAACAACATTTTCACAAGCTAAAACAAAAACCAGGTAAGCCTTTGTTCTTTGGCATGAAGGGCCAAATACCTGTATTTGGATTACCTGGGAATCCCTCTTCTGTGCTGACTTGTTTTTATGAATATGTATTGCTGGCATTGGAAAAAATGAGTCAGCAGAAAGAGTTTATTCGCAGCACCAAAAAGATCTTGACAAACAGTATAGAGAAAAAGGCCGGACTTACACATTTCTTAAAAGGCCTTTACAAAGATGATAAAGTAGCGCCTTTAGGAGCGCAAGAATCCTATCGTTTAAGTTCTTTTGCACAAGCCAATTGTTTGATTTGCCTGGAAGAAGAAAAATCGGTATTTGAAAAAGGGGAACTTGTTGAAGTTCATATTATTCATTAAACAAAAATAAAATACCATGCAATCGCATCTTTTAATTTTTTATATTCTGATGTTCTTTGTCGCGTTCTTATATGCCTCGGTAGGGCATGGTGGAGGAAGTGGCTATTTAGCCTTGATGGCTATGTTTGGCATGACCCCATTTGTAATGCATTCTACGGCTTTGACTTTAGATTTGTTTGTATCGATTACTTCCTTTAGTTTATTCTACAAAGGCAAATATTTTGACGTAAAAATGTTTTTACCGCTTGCCATCGCATCAATACCCATGGCTTTTTTGGGAGGTTTAATGTCTATTGACGGAACTATCTATAAAAAAATATTAGGGATTTTATTATTGATAATTGTCGCAAGATTTATCTTTTTTAGAAAGATAGAAATTACAGAGCCTAAAAAAGCAAGTATCTCCGGCTCATTGCTAATAGGTGCTTTAATTGGTTTTGCATCAGGCCTTATTGGTATTGGTGGCGGTATCATCCTCTCTCCTATTTTATTATTATTGGGCTGGGCAGATCAGAAAAAAACAGCGGCCATCAGTGCGTTATTTATTTTTGTAAATGCACTGGCAGGTTTGGGAGGGCTTGCTTTCAAGGGGAATATTCATTATAATAATCAGATCTTCTTGTATATATTTATTTCCTTCATTGGGGGCGTAACAGGCTCTTATTTTGGTGCATTAAAGTTTAGGCAAAATATATTGAAAAACATTTTGGCAAGTATATTATTCTTAGCAGCATTTAAACTCTTATACACTTATGGCTAATTTAAAAATCAAAACCCCTCCAAAGAATACAGTATTTGTAAGATACTTTTTTTTATCTTTTTGCCTTTTGATAATGTGTGGGGCTTCTGCTCAGAAAAAAATACTTCCAACAAATTCCTTTCTTATCGAAGGTGCTGTAAAAAAGCCTATAAAAGTAAGCATTAAGGATTTAGCAACTTATCCTGAAGTTTATATTGACAGCATGCCCATTACTAACCATTTACGTCAATGGAGACATACGTTGTTGAATGTCAAATGTGTTTCATTAAAAAGCATATTAGATAAGGTAATTATCGATGCTCCCTCTCCAAAGGATTTAAGTAGATATTATCTGGAATTTATTGCATCCGATAATTATACAATAGTTTTTTCTTGGAATGAAGTTTTCAACTCGCCAACAGGTAAACATATTTTTCTTCTAACGGAAAAAGATGCTAGGAAAATTAATGAACAGTCTGATCGTATTTCTATGATCGTTTCAACAGATTTTGCTACCGGAAGAAGATATCTAAAAGGGCTTAAATATATTATTATTAAAAAGGCAGATTAATTAAAAAACATGCAAGTGACACTTCTTTTATTTGGCCGTATAATCGAGATTCTGGGAACCACTACAATGATGGTTGAAGGCATTCAGGATACTGATACTTTGAAAGTTTATCTTTTGAATCGATATCCTACTTTGAATGCTATTAATTATGCTATTGCAGTTAATGAACAGATAATAGCGGCAAATACCACATTAAAAGAAGATTGCATAGTAGCTATTTTACCACCTTATTCCGGAGGTTGACGATGGATAGAAAATATCATTACGAACGATATCAAACACAGGTTGCCCTGAAAGAATTAGGTGAAAATGGACAGGAGAAACTGTCCTTAGCAAAAGTATTGGTAGTGGGCGCCGGCGGATTAGGATGCCCTGCATTACAATATCTTGCCGGCGCAGGAATCGGGAAAATCGGCATTATAGATGACGATATTGTTTCCTTGAGTAATTTACACAGACAAGTTTTGTTTGGAATAGATGACATAGGCAAGTATAAAGTAGATGCCGCAGCGAAGCAACTTAAAGAACTCAACCCGGAAATTATTTATCATACTTATAAAGAAAGGTTAGATAATAGGAATGCATTAGCAATAATAGAGCCTTACGATATTATTATTGATGGTACAGATAATTTGACATCAAAATATGTAATCAATGATGCTTGTCTTCTACTAAATAAGCCATTTATTTACGGAGGCATTTCTGGTTATGAGGGCCAGGTCGCCTTATTTAATGTAAATAATAATTCCGCTAATTATCGTGACCTATTCCCACAACTGCCAGAGGAAGCTTCTTTGGATTGTAACCAGCAAGGTGTATTAGGCATGCTCTCGGGCATTATTGGTTGCATGCAGGCAACAGAAGCCATAAAATGGATTGCCGGCATTGGGAAAACTACCTG
The Arachidicoccus soli DNA segment above includes these coding regions:
- a CDS encoding SelT/SelW/SelH family protein, which gives rise to MKPIITIEYCPKCGWLLRSAYIAQELLTTFVNDLEGILLKPSEEGGHFSIQINEVVVFDRKEQAGFPEIKTLKQIIRDIINPEKDLGHSDKKKEN
- a CDS encoding molybdopterin molybdotransferase MoeA — its product is MISVIEAKNIIKGKVQALQPRKLAIEDAAFLTLAENIVAFDDVPAFAQSAMDGYAFNFNDFLTENTLLVEEEMAAGDNKNIVLKRGQAVRIFTGAVLPENADTVVMQEKISLVKNALIIKDEMLKCGSNVRLRGSEIKADEIAMRSGASLTPSAIGFLASIGIDEIMAFPKPSVHIIVTGKELKKPGEKLLHGQVYEANSFSLQAAFHQVYIRNVHIHFAEDNLAILQKELATALQHADLVILTGGVSVGDYDFVLEATRNCGVEQHFHKLKQKPGKPLFFGMKGQIPVFGLPGNPSSVLTCFYEYVLLALEKMSQQKEFIRSTKKILTNSIEKKAGLTHFLKGLYKDDKVAPLGAQESYRLSSFAQANCLICLEEEKSVFEKGELVEVHIIH
- a CDS encoding sulfite exporter TauE/SafE family protein; translation: MQSHLLIFYILMFFVAFLYASVGHGGGSGYLALMAMFGMTPFVMHSTALTLDLFVSITSFSLFYKGKYFDVKMFLPLAIASIPMAFLGGLMSIDGTIYKKILGILLLIIVARFIFFRKIEITEPKKASISGSLLIGALIGFASGLIGIGGGIILSPILLLLGWADQKKTAAISALFIFVNALAGLGGLAFKGNIHYNNQIFLYIFISFIGGVTGSYFGALKFRQNILKNILASILFLAAFKLLYTYG
- a CDS encoding molybdopterin-binding protein: MANLKIKTPPKNTVFVRYFFLSFCLLIMCGASAQKKILPTNSFLIEGAVKKPIKVSIKDLATYPEVYIDSMPITNHLRQWRHTLLNVKCVSLKSILDKVIIDAPSPKDLSRYYLEFIASDNYTIVFSWNEVFNSPTGKHIFLLTEKDARKINEQSDRISMIVSTDFATGRRYLKGLKYIIIKKAD
- a CDS encoding MoaD/ThiS family protein; this encodes MQVTLLLFGRIIEILGTTTMMVEGIQDTDTLKVYLLNRYPTLNAINYAIAVNEQIIAANTTLKEDCIVAILPPYSGG
- a CDS encoding HesA/MoeB/ThiF family protein, whose product is MDRKYHYERYQTQVALKELGENGQEKLSLAKVLVVGAGGLGCPALQYLAGAGIGKIGIIDDDIVSLSNLHRQVLFGIDDIGKYKVDAAAKQLKELNPEIIYHTYKERLDNRNALAIIEPYDIIIDGTDNLTSKYVINDACLLLNKPFIYGGISGYEGQVALFNVNNNSANYRDLFPQLPEEASLDCNQQGVLGMLSGIIGCMQATEAIKWIAGIGKTTCNTIFNYNMLEQKIYSFSLSHHLENQTPAPANPTAFKSYNYDIACNTDEDERYSIDIVSFEELRLHKNTMVIDLRQLDELPLLYEFEHLKIPEQILYNQAEELPYEEFILLCQTGKRSLLAAKKLRAIFKNKRKVFSLQGGILQWKKYASNKK